A part of Drosophila ananassae strain 14024-0371.13 chromosome 2R, ASM1763931v2, whole genome shotgun sequence genomic DNA contains:
- the LOC6506735 gene encoding SPRY domain-containing SOCS box protein 3, producing the protein MLPKQEACNRGFCDCPFPNSIEVTNHKGHIPDLVKCRCGEDVPGNVSPWRWHVSEESDALVTDRDIIFHPTFSQGTAIVRGEHALKPGMVHFWEMRVITALAGTDVMFGIGTGNVHLEQFKFHFVSALGTNAQSWGFSYSGRVQHCGEQIPYGQKFSQGCLIGVYLDRTNGHLEFYLNRRPLGVAYTNVPTDPDVDIYPMVCSTAAKSVIRLINCTSQPVTLQLRAFQSMAKQPAKLMELRQMPGLKGILQAYWFMAPPIRYSRTSHENEFELGDEAVLSSSKLRLSRKQKYRESDDVNIDEDLYANAHKITLRRSESGDEEHAASVHEMCDEYFHYLL; encoded by the exons ATGTTGCCGAAACAAGAAGCCTGCAACCGCGGATTCTGCGACTGTCCGTTCCCGAACTCCATTGAGGTCACCAACCATAAGGGTCACATCCCAGATTTGGTCAAGTGCCGGTGCGGCGAAGATGTACCTGGCAATGTAAGCCCGTGGAGATGGCATGTATCCGAGGAGTCGGACGCTTTGGTCACCGACAGGGACATCATTTTTCATCCTACCTTCAGTCAGGGCACGGCAATAGTGAGAGGAGAGCATGCCCTAAAGCCGGGCATGGTGCACTTTTGGGAGATGCGAGTCATTACCGCACTGGCTGGAACAGATGTG ATGTTCGGCATCGGTACCGGCAACGTCCACTTAGAGCAGTTCAAGTTCCATTTCGTCTCGGCTTTGGGTACCAATGCCCAGTCCTGGGGATTCTCTTACTCTGGCAGGGTCCAACATTGTGGAGAGCAGATACCCTATGGCCAGAAATTCTCCCAGGGATGCTTAATTGGTGTCTACCTAGATCGCACGAATGGACATTTAGAGTTCTACCTTAATCGGAGGCCATTAGGAGTGGCCTACACGAACGTTCCAACGGATCCCGATGTTGATATATACCCGATGGTCTGCTCCACTGCAGCCAAATCTGTGATAAGGCTGATCAATTGCACCTCGCAGCCGGTTACACTACAATTGCGTGCCTTCCAATCTATGGCCAAGCAGCCTGCAAAGCTAATGGAGCTTCGTCAAATGCCTGGCCTCAAAGGTATCCTGCAGGCCTATTGGTTCATGGCGCCGCCGATTCGATACTCTAGAACATCCCACGAAAACGAATTCGAACTAGGTGATGAGGCAGTGTTGTCCAGCTCTAAGTTGCGGTTGAGTCGCAAGCAAAAATataggg AATCCGACGATGTGAACATTGACGAGGATTTGTACGCTAATGCCCACAAGATTACCTTACGAAGAAGCGAAAGCGGTGATGAGGAGCATGCAGCATCCGTTCACGAGATGTGCGACGAGTACTTCCACTACCTATTATAG